From Candidatus Hydrogenedentota bacterium:
TGACCGACCTCAGCATACTTCACCTCGCCGACAGCCCCGCCTACACCTTGTCTGGCGGTGAACGGCGTCGCACCGAGATATGCCGCGCGCTGGCAACGCGACCCAAAGCGTTCCTGCTCGACGAACCATTCGCGGGCATCGACCCCATCGCCGTGGCCGATCTGCAAGACATCGTCTCCGCGCTGAAGAACATCGGTATCGGTGTGCTTATCACCGACCACAACGTCCGCGAGACACTCGAAATCACCGATCGCGCCTACATCATCAGCGAAGGCCAAATCTCCGTCGCCGGTACGTCGCAGGAAATCGCCAACGATCCCATTGCGCGTCGTACCTACCTCGGCGACCGTTTC
This genomic window contains:
- a CDS encoding ATP-binding cassette domain-containing protein — encoded protein: TDLSILHLADSPAYTLSGGERRRTEICRALATRPKAFLLDEPFAGIDPIAVADLQDIVSALKNIGIGVLITDHNVRETLEITDRAYIISEGQISVAGTSQEIANDPIARRTYLGDRFRMDFE